From the Zymomonas mobilis subsp. pomaceae ATCC 29192 genome, the window TTGATTGTAATGCAGGTTGCCCAGTAGAGGGCACTCTCAATTTAATTGATGGCAAATGGAAAGGTGTTATTCTCTATCATCTTTTCGAAAAGACATTACGCTTTAATGAATTACGGCGGCGATTCCCGGACATCACACAGCGTATGCTGACTAAACAGTTACGGGAATTAGAAAAACACGCCTTAGTTATCCGTACTGTTTATCCTGTAGTGCCGCCAAAAGTAGAATACAGTCTATCGAAGCGCGGACGTAGCCTCGAACCTGTTATTATGGCGCTTAAAATATGGGGTGATAAATATCTGAATAGCAGCCAGTAAATGAGCTATTT encodes:
- a CDS encoding winged helix-turn-helix transcriptional regulator encodes the protein MPRIRHNSFDCNAGCPVEGTLNLIDGKWKGVILYHLFEKTLRFNELRRRFPDITQRMLTKQLRELEKHALVIRTVYPVVPPKVEYSLSKRGRSLEPVIMALKIWGDKYLNSSQ